One Mercurialis annua linkage group LG3, ddMerAnnu1.2, whole genome shotgun sequence DNA window includes the following coding sequences:
- the LOC126674346 gene encoding uncharacterized protein At2g34160, producing the protein MAVETVAPTPAPSPTPTHEEEQAQAQELAPEPNNNIAETIAADNDVIAAAAVVVVTAENNGHALQKKNRIQVSNTKKPLFFYVNLAKRYIQQHNEVELSALGMAITTVVTIAEILKNNGLATEKKVLTSTVGMKDENKGRLVQKAKIEIVLGKSEKFDSLMEAANPTTTTTTTTEAEPETKDKE; encoded by the exons ATGGCTGTTGAAACAGTTGCACCAACGCCGGCACCGTCGCCAACCCCCACACACGAAGAAGAACAGGCACAAGCACAAGAACTAGCACCTGAACCTAATAATAATATTGCAGAAACAATTGCAGCTGATAATGACGTGATCGCGGCCGCCGCGGTGGTCGTCGTCACGGCCGAGAACAATGGACATGCATTACAAAAGAAGAACAGAATTCAAGTTTCTAATACCAAGAAACCGCTTTTCTTTTATGTCAATCTTGCTAag AGGTATATACAACAACATAATGAGGTTGAGCTTTCTGCTTTGGGGAtgg CAATCACAACCGTTGTCACAATTGCTGAGATTTTGAAGAACAACGGATTAGCTACTGAGAAGA AAGTCTTGACATCCACAGTAGGCATGAAAGATGAAAACAAAGGAAGATTAGTTCAAAAGGCGAag ATCGAGATAGTACTGGGAAAGTCTGAGAAATTTGACAGTTTGATGGAAGCTGCAAATCCGACAACGACAACAACAACAACCACCGAGGCAGAACCAGAAACCAAAGACAAAGAATGA